The sequence caaaaacatttattagaAGTTCAAAACCAATCAATTTAAGTTTCTATCGATAAAAAATGGACTATTGCTGTTCTCGTCTAACGCGACATCTCCTATGCTGATGTGCTCAATTTCaactttgttgaaaatatcataaatCAAATCcaataatctgaaattaaaattaatgcGGGAATTCTATTCTATGTACAAAAAAGCTTACCTGCTAGCGACGCAGATGagcataaaattaaaaaaaaatgttccaaggTCCACTGCTTTAGTTTCAAACATATTTTGGtatgtataaaaatttaatattgaatagtgaaaaattttgaaaagtattttttcttgtttttttctgata comes from Caenorhabditis elegans chromosome X and encodes:
- the T24D8.6 gene encoding uncharacterized protein (Partially confirmed by transcript evidence), giving the protein MFETKAVDLGTFFFNFMLICVASRLLDLIYDIFNKVEIEHISIGDVALDENSNSPFFIDRNLN